The Nitrospirota bacterium DNA segment GCGGGGCAGACGGGCTTGATTTTTACAGGGAATTAATACCGGCCTCAGGGCGCTTTCTTAAAAACAACGGCATTATCATGCTTGAATCAGGCGCTGGACAGGCGGCTGATGTTGCTGATATGCTTAAGGCGTCCGGATATGAGGAGATTGAAATCACAAAAGATTATGCCGGCATTGAGAGGATAATTCAGGCGACATGGAAAAATTAGTAATTGAAGGCGGCGCGCCCCTGAAAGGCGAGGTAAACATCGGCGGCGCAAAAAATGCCGCACTGCCCGTAATGACGGCATCTATACTCAGCCCCGGAGAAAACGTAGTTTCCAATGTCCCTAATCTAAAAGACATAGCAACAATGGGCAAGCTCCTTGCCAGACTCGGCATAGGTTTTCAGTTCAGCGGGGATAAGATAACGCTGAAAACCGATAATATAACCTCGGTGGAAGCGCCCTATGACCTTGTAAGAACCATGCGCGCCTCTGTCCTTATCCTCTGCCCGCTGGTCGCAAGAATGGGCGAGGCAAAGGTTTCGCTTCCCGGAGGCTGCGCCATCGGCGCAAGACCCATTAACCTGCATCTGATGGGGCTTGAGAAAATGGGCGCTGAGATAAATCTTACAGAAGGATATGTGCATGTTAAGGCAAGGCGGCTGAAAGGCGCATCAATTTATTTTGACATACCGACAGTCACAGGCACGGAAAATCTTATGATGGCCGCTTCGCTTGCTGATGGCGTTACCATACTTGAAAATGCAGCTATGGAACCCGAGGTGGTGGACCTTGCAAAGGTCCTGACTGAAATGGGCGCTGACATTGAAGGCGCAGGCACAAGTATTATCAGAATAAAAGGTGTTGAGAGCCTCAAGCCCTTTAACTACCGCATCATACCAGACAGGATAGAGACTGGGACGTTTCTTGCCGCCGCAGGAATTACAGGCGGAGATATAAAAATCAAAAAATGCAATTTTTCTCATCTTGACGCCATAGTTATTAAGCTCAAAGAGGCGGGGCTTGTCATAAATCAGGAGGCTGACGGAATAAGGGTTCAGGGGCCTGAAAGATTAAAGCCGGTAAATGTTAAGACCATGCCTTATCCCGGTTTCCCGACTGACATGCAGGCGCAGTTTATGACTTTAATGTCCATTGCAGACGGCACAAGCCTTATTACTGAAAGCATATTTGAAAACAGGTTCATGCATGTTGCGGAATTAAAGCGTATGGGCGCCAACATAAAGGTACAGGGCGCAACTGCAACCGTTAGAGGCATCCCGTCATTAACCGGCGCGCCTGTGATGGCAACGGACTTAAGGGCCAGCGCCTCGCTTATAATTGCAGGACTTGCCGCAAAGGGAACGACTGTTGTTGACAGGGTCTATCACCTTGACAGGGGCTATGAGCAGATAGAGGAAAAACTAAAACCACTCGGCGCAAAGATTAAGAGGATAAGATGAAAATAATAAGAGGGAAACAAATCAATATGTTTTTAAAATCTCTTAAAACAAGACTGGTTGCCGGAGGCGGTGTTGAGCCTGCCGTGCGGAAAATTCTTGAGGATGTGAGGAGAAACGGAAACAGGGCTTTAAAAAAATACACAGAGAAGTTTGATTCAGTCAAAATAACAAGTTTTCTGATAAGCAAAAAAGAACTCGCCTCCGCCGCTGACAAGGCTGATAAAAAAGTAGTCCGGGCGCTTGAGGTTTCAGCCCGGCGCATAATTGCATTCCATAAGAAGCAAAAAGAAAAATCATGGACCTTTTTTGAAAATGGAATTACTCTCGGACAGATAATAAGACCCATTGAGCGGGCCGGAGTTTACATACCCGGAGGCAAGGCGTCATACCCTTCAACAGTTTTAATGACTGTAATACCCACGCTTGTTGCCGGCGTTAAGGAAATTGCCTTATGCATGCCAACCCCCGGAGGCGTAATAAATCCTTATTCAGCATCCGCCATAAGAATACTCGGGCTAAATGAGGTTTACAAAATCGGCGGCGCGCAGGCAGTAGGCGCAATGGCTTTTGGCACTGAGACAATAAGAAAAGTTGATAAGATAGCCGGCCCGGGGAATATCTATGTTGCAACCGCAAAAAGGCTTGTTTTCGGCGAAGTTGACATAGACATGATTGCGGGACCGAGCGAGGTGCTGATAATAGCGGATAAAACCGCTGATCCGTCATTTATTGCAGCAGACCTGCTAAGCCAGTCCGAGCATGATGAAATGGCGTCTGCAATCCTCATTACTGATTCCGGGCTGCTGGCAAAAAATGTTGCTCAGGAACTGGCATCTCAATTAACAGCCCTTAAACGAAAGGCCATCGCAAAAAAATCTTTGGGCAAATACGGTGCGATAATAATTGTGAAGGGCATTAATGATGCCTTTGATATTGCCAATAAAATTGCGCCTGAGCACATGGAGATAATGACCTCTAACCCCAAGCGGTATCTGACTGAAGTAAAACACGCAGGGGCAATTTTTTTAGGCAAGTGGAGCCCTGAGCCGCTCGGTGATTATTCCGCAGGTCCCAATCATACGCTTCCCACAGGCGGCACGGCAAGATTCTCCTCGCCGCTCGGAGTTTATGACTTTGTCAAACGCTCAAGTCTGATTGATTTCAGAAGAGAAGGTTTTATGCGGCTTGCAAATACCGTTAAAACCCTTGCAGATGCAGAAGGCCTTGAGGCTCACGGCAATACGATACGGGTAAGAATGGGGAAAGTAACCTGCAAAGTATGATAAAATTTGTTTATGTCACCGCTTATTAATGCCCGCAGTATCGGGAGCAGTATTATTAATATTGACAGGTATGCAAAAGGGTACTATGAGTTGTTTGGTTATTCATTAAAAAACCTTCCGGTGTTAAAGATCGCACCTGTCAGATCAGTCCTGTATAAGCAAATATATTTTACCGGCATAGAAGCTCTTAGCAAAATAGCATTGTTAGGCCTGCTCATAGGGCTTGTTATTATCACCCAGATTACAAATCTCGCCGGGTCAAATGCCGTGCTTACTGGAAAGATACTAATCTGGACCGTTGTGAGAGAGCTCGGGCCCCTGCTTGCAGCCATAATAATTATAGCAAGGAGCGGCACTGCCATAGCCTCGGAGCTTGGCTCTATGAAGGTAAATAGAGAGCTGGAACACCTGAGGATTATGGGTATTGACCCCATGGATTATCTCCTTGTGCCGAGGATACTTGGGATTACCGCGTCTGTCTTTATCATTACCTTTTATTTTCAGTTAACGGCTGTTGCAGGAGGACTGGCGCTTACCTCAGTCCTCATGGATATTCCCTTTCTTCAGCACCTTAAGGGCATGTTCTTAGCGCTGAGTTTTTTTGAGGTAGCGGTTTCTTTGCTGAAAAGTCTTGTATTCGGACTGCTGATTTCCACCATATCGTGCTATCAGGGGCTCAGCGTCAGGGCCTCCATCACCGAGATACCTCAGGCTGCGACAAAGGCAGTCATGCAGAGTTTGTTCCTTGTATTCATATTTGATGGTATAATTACTCTTATAGCGTTTATATGATAAGGCTTGAAGAGGTTGCCACTGAAAATATTGCGCCGCTGTCAATTGAGATAAAAAAAGGCTCTGCATGCAAGATAATTGCTGCATCCGAAGATGCAAAGAATGACCTGCTGGATGCAATTTTAGGCGTCCGGAAGCCGAGCAGCGGCAGGGTTTTTCTTTTTGACAGGGAGATATATTCCATTCCCGCAAAGGAATGTCTGAATTTTTTCAGGCGGACAGGAGTAGTCCTGTCAGATGGAGGCACTATCAGCAACATTAAGGTATGGGAAAACATAACCCTTCCCGTATGGTATCATTCCGGGAAAAAACCGGCAGATATTGAAGACAGTGTTATTGAGATTTATAAACAACTCGGCGTGAGCCATTCGTATCTTTCAGAGCATATCGGCAGGCTTCCCGGCCCCCTGCCGGCTCATGAAAAAAGGATTATCGGGCTTGTCAGAGCGCTGCTCATGGAGCCTGAATTAATGCTCTACGACTCCCTGCTTGAAGGAATGGGGCAGGAGATGACAGAAAGACTGGAGAGGCTGACTGCAAAATTTCATGCAGAAAAATCAGGCAGGACATCTGTCTATATAACAACAAACGAACTTTCCGTAAAAAATGTGCAGGCAGATACTGTTGTCAGGATATAATATAAGTTAACAGTCAACGGTTGACAGTTGACAGATAAAAGTTAAAAACAAGAAAACTATGGCGATGATAAAAGAAACAGACCCGCGGTTTGCAGGCATTGAGAAAAAAATCGGCATATTTGTCATCACGGCAATTGCCGGGATAGCGCTGGTAGCGGTATTCATAGGGGTTCAGCAGGATATTTTTATCCCCAAGACAACAATATTCTTTGTTACTGAAAGCGGGCAGGATTTAAGCGAGGGCATGGCGGTAAAGCTCAGGGGATTTAAGATAGGCAAGGTCCGGAAGGTACTGCTTGATGACAGCGCCCGGGTAACCGTAGAGTTGTCCCTAAACAAAAAGTACATGAAATGGATAAGGACTGATTCAAGGGCAAAACTGGTAAAAGAAGGGCTTATCGGCGAGAGTATTATTGAAATAACCCGCGGAGCGCCTGAGGCAAAAGAGATTGAATCAACCGGAGTCATTCCGTTTGAAAGAGAAAAAGGCATCGGCGAGATGGCTGAGGAGCTTAAAACTGAAATCAAGCCTTTGCTCTCTGATATCAGGCAGATTTTTCAATATGTCAATGACCCGAACGGCGATATTAAGCAGGCATTGAAAAATGTCAAAAAGGTGACCGCTGATATTGATGCGACAAGACAACATCTTGACACACTGCTGAAAGACACGAATAAGAATATTTCATCAGTCACTGCGAAAATTGACCCTGCACTCAGCTCGGCAAAACAAACGCTTGAAACAGCAGGGGCGATGATTAAGAAGATTGATAAAGATATCCCGCAGATAATGGAAAAAATAGATAAAAGCCTTGACAATGTACGGGAAGCCACTGAAGAATTTAAAAAATCTGCATCCCAAATACCTCCTATCATTGAAAAGGGCAATGAGCTTACCGGCAGCACAAAAGAAGTCCTTGATTCAGTTAAACAGGTCTGGCCCATAAGCTCATACATTGAAGAGCCGAAAGAAAAGACGCTGAAAATGGACAGCTATGAGTAAAGCAGTGAACAGTGAACAGTTATCAGTGATCAGTAAAAAAATAAAAAACATAAAACTCTTTACTCGTCACTTGTCACTTGTCACTATCTATTTACTGTTCACTGCCGCCGGCTGCGGGCATACCCCGCTTTCCATGTCAGACGTACAAAAACAGGCGGTTGAATTTAATCAACAGGGAGAGTCAGCCTTCAAAAAAGGAATTTATAAAAGAGCGCTGAGTTCTTATGCCGAAGCCCTGAGGCTCAACCGCTCCATTGAAAATTTTGAGGGCATCGGAATAAACCTTGTCAATATGGCGGTTGTGCAGCATAAACTCGGAGATAAAGACAGCGCCCATAGATATGCTGATGAGGTAGTTCGGAGTTCGGAGTTCGGAGTTCGGAGTGGTTTGATTTCTGATGCGGCATTTATAAAGGCACTGCTTTACCTGGATGATAGAAACTATGACCAGGCTCTAAAATGGGCTGATAAGGCATTGAATTTTTGCAGGGATGACTGCCGTACAGAAGGAGGAATCTATAATCTCAAAGGCAGAACCGCATTTTTTAAAGGCGATTTTTCTTCAGCCCTGACATATGCTGAAACCGGGCTTGAATTAAATAAAAAATCCAGCGATAAAGATGAAGAGGCAAATTCCCTGAGGCTTATTGCAGGTATAAAGGCAAAAAGGGGTGAATATGAGGACTCAAAAAAATTATTTAAAAACGCCCTTGCCATTGACAAGGAACTCGGGGCAGGCAGGAAAGTAGCCATGGATTTAACCGGTATTGGAGACATATTTGCCGGACAGGGGGCATGCAAAGACGCCATGAATTATTACATCCGGTCCATGTCAGTATGTGAAAACTCTGAAGATAAACAGTGCATTAATGATACCGCCGCGGCAATGGAGAAATGCCAACAGGATTCAGGGAAAAAATAGCCGATTCTTTTTTTATTTTAAAAGAGTCCGCAAAGTCATTCCAGAAAAACAATAACCCCGGAACATCTGCCTCACTTGCCTATTACAGTTTTTTTGCCATTATTCCGCTTTTGCTCCTTGTAATTTACTTCCTCGGCAATTTCGTCCTGTCATCACAGACAGCGCTCAGGGGCGTTGAAGCCCTTGCCTCTCAGATGTTCCCGCAATTTAAAACAGTTGTCACAAATGAAATTCTCGCCCTCTCACAGCACAAAAATGTATGGGGAATTTTAAGCATTATTGCCCTTTTCTGGTCTATTACGCCGCTGGCAGGCGGACTGAGAAATGCGTTTTTAAAAATATTCAAATCAGACAAAAAAATACCGTTTCTCAAGGCAAAACTTTTTGATTCAGCCGCGGTGCTGATGATATTAACACTTTTTACCCTGCTTGTCTTAAGTCAGATATTTTATTCCGTTATTGTTAACACCATCTTTAAAAAACTTCCCTTTTTTCTTGAGGTAGTCAATGTTGCTGCGCCGCTGATTACGACAATGCTGTTTATGTCTTTTTTTTATCTTGTCTTCTCGCCTGTAAAATTAAAGACCGGCTATATCCTGACCGGCGCTGCTGTTACCGCCCTGCTCTGGTCTTTGATGAGCCCGCTGTTTTCTATTTTTCTTACATACAATCCTGATTACGGCGTTGCTTTCGGCTCACTGAAAACAATTTTCATTCTTCTTGTGTGGGTTTATTATTCATTTTCCGTCATACTATTCGGCATAGAGGTCATTGCAAATGTCAGGAAGAAGGAGGCGCTGTTGTTAAAAGGTGTTTTTCTTGAACCGCAAGTATCAAATAAAAAGCACCGGCGGCTTCTGAAAAAATTTGGGAGATCTTATAATTCAGGAGAGATAATATTCAAAGAG contains these protein-coding regions:
- the murA gene encoding UDP-N-acetylglucosamine 1-carboxyvinyltransferase, which gives rise to MEKLVIEGGAPLKGEVNIGGAKNAALPVMTASILSPGENVVSNVPNLKDIATMGKLLARLGIGFQFSGDKITLKTDNITSVEAPYDLVRTMRASVLILCPLVARMGEAKVSLPGGCAIGARPINLHLMGLEKMGAEINLTEGYVHVKARRLKGASIYFDIPTVTGTENLMMAASLADGVTILENAAMEPEVVDLAKVLTEMGADIEGAGTSIIRIKGVESLKPFNYRIIPDRIETGTFLAAAGITGGDIKIKKCNFSHLDAIVIKLKEAGLVINQEADGIRVQGPERLKPVNVKTMPYPGFPTDMQAQFMTLMSIADGTSLITESIFENRFMHVAELKRMGANIKVQGATATVRGIPSLTGAPVMATDLRASASLIIAGLAAKGTTVVDRVYHLDRGYEQIEEKLKPLGAKIKRIR
- the hisD gene encoding histidinol dehydrogenase; its protein translation is MKIIRGKQINMFLKSLKTRLVAGGGVEPAVRKILEDVRRNGNRALKKYTEKFDSVKITSFLISKKELASAADKADKKVVRALEVSARRIIAFHKKQKEKSWTFFENGITLGQIIRPIERAGVYIPGGKASYPSTVLMTVIPTLVAGVKEIALCMPTPGGVINPYSASAIRILGLNEVYKIGGAQAVGAMAFGTETIRKVDKIAGPGNIYVATAKRLVFGEVDIDMIAGPSEVLIIADKTADPSFIAADLLSQSEHDEMASAILITDSGLLAKNVAQELASQLTALKRKAIAKKSLGKYGAIIIVKGINDAFDIANKIAPEHMEIMTSNPKRYLTEVKHAGAIFLGKWSPEPLGDYSAGPNHTLPTGGTARFSSPLGVYDFVKRSSLIDFRREGFMRLANTVKTLADAEGLEAHGNTIRVRMGKVTCKV
- a CDS encoding ABC transporter permease, which produces MSPLINARSIGSSIINIDRYAKGYYELFGYSLKNLPVLKIAPVRSVLYKQIYFTGIEALSKIALLGLLIGLVIITQITNLAGSNAVLTGKILIWTVVRELGPLLAAIIIIARSGTAIASELGSMKVNRELEHLRIMGIDPMDYLLVPRILGITASVFIITFYFQLTAVAGGLALTSVLMDIPFLQHLKGMFLALSFFEVAVSLLKSLVFGLLISTISCYQGLSVRASITEIPQAATKAVMQSLFLVFIFDGIITLIAFI
- a CDS encoding ATP-binding cassette domain-containing protein, whose product is MIRLEEVATENIAPLSIEIKKGSACKIIAASEDAKNDLLDAILGVRKPSSGRVFLFDREIYSIPAKECLNFFRRTGVVLSDGGTISNIKVWENITLPVWYHSGKKPADIEDSVIEIYKQLGVSHSYLSEHIGRLPGPLPAHEKRIIGLVRALLMEPELMLYDSLLEGMGQEMTERLERLTAKFHAEKSGRTSVYITTNELSVKNVQADTVVRI
- a CDS encoding MCE family protein translates to MAMIKETDPRFAGIEKKIGIFVITAIAGIALVAVFIGVQQDIFIPKTTIFFVTESGQDLSEGMAVKLRGFKIGKVRKVLLDDSARVTVELSLNKKYMKWIRTDSRAKLVKEGLIGESIIEITRGAPEAKEIESTGVIPFEREKGIGEMAEELKTEIKPLLSDIRQIFQYVNDPNGDIKQALKNVKKVTADIDATRQHLDTLLKDTNKNISSVTAKIDPALSSAKQTLETAGAMIKKIDKDIPQIMEKIDKSLDNVREATEEFKKSASQIPPIIEKGNELTGSTKEVLDSVKQVWPISSYIEEPKEKTLKMDSYE
- a CDS encoding tetratricopeptide repeat protein, with protein sequence MNSEQLSVISKKIKNIKLFTRHLSLVTIYLLFTAAGCGHTPLSMSDVQKQAVEFNQQGESAFKKGIYKRALSSYAEALRLNRSIENFEGIGINLVNMAVVQHKLGDKDSAHRYADEVVRSSEFGVRSGLISDAAFIKALLYLDDRNYDQALKWADKALNFCRDDCRTEGGIYNLKGRTAFFKGDFSSALTYAETGLELNKKSSDKDEEANSLRLIAGIKAKRGEYEDSKKLFKNALAIDKELGAGRKVAMDLTGIGDIFAGQGACKDAMNYYIRSMSVCENSEDKQCINDTAAAMEKCQQDSGKK
- a CDS encoding YihY family inner membrane protein; the protein is MPTGFREKIADSFFILKESAKSFQKNNNPGTSASLAYYSFFAIIPLLLLVIYFLGNFVLSSQTALRGVEALASQMFPQFKTVVTNEILALSQHKNVWGILSIIALFWSITPLAGGLRNAFLKIFKSDKKIPFLKAKLFDSAAVLMILTLFTLLVLSQIFYSVIVNTIFKKLPFFLEVVNVAAPLITTMLFMSFFYLVFSPVKLKTGYILTGAAVTALLWSLMSPLFSIFLTYNPDYGVAFGSLKTIFILLVWVYYSFSVILFGIEVIANVRKKEALLLKGVFLEPQVSNKKHRRLLKKFGRSYNSGEIIFKEGDTGRDMFFVLSGAVSISKNEQTLKTMKEGDYFGEMSMLIQSPRTAAAVASEPNTQLLIISQDNFEIILREEPKVLLSVLKEMAQRLKSTMEYI